Proteins encoded together in one Pseudomonas sp. ADAK13 window:
- the cobJ gene encoding precorrin-3B C(17)-methyltransferase, with amino-acid sequence MTAPAIVILGQGSLATARAIQQVYPDALIHGLAGRVEGADQPYAEFGAAVRQLYQQGTPIIALCAAGIVIRTLAPLLLEKGVEPAVLAVAEDGSAVVPLLGGLGGVNVLAREIAAALGVAAAITTSGELRFGTCLLNPPSGYQLGDLELGKRFVSDLLAGESVRIEGAAPWLDQANLPQDQQARLAIHVGSAERTPAANELLIYPKNVLVTCQPGPQLAGRIRAALQDAGLAVQSLACLLAAETEMADSSLHEAALELGVPLRFAGLETPADIAITVSEAPLDLSQIGRPRGRLAVIGLGPGAAELMVPAVKAELARCTDVLGYETYVRMAGPFRPDQIQHCTDNREEMQRARHAFELAAQGRSVVVVSSGDPGVFAMAAAVIEALHESSNPAWHQVDLEILPGVSASLATAAQAGAPLGHDFCVMSLSDNLKPWAIIEKRLDLASQADLALAFYNPISRARPWQLGRALEIVAQHRTAETPVVLGRDIGRPGQTLRVTTLGQLTPEQVDMRTMVLIGSSTTCVFPRAGGGEWVYTPRWYGEKPAS; translated from the coding sequence ATGACGGCTCCCGCGATTGTCATCCTGGGGCAGGGCAGCCTCGCCACGGCCCGGGCTATCCAGCAGGTGTATCCCGACGCGTTGATCCACGGCCTGGCCGGACGGGTCGAGGGCGCAGACCAGCCCTACGCCGAATTCGGCGCTGCCGTGCGCCAGTTGTATCAACAGGGCACGCCGATCATTGCGTTGTGCGCCGCCGGGATTGTGATCCGCACGCTGGCGCCGCTGCTGTTGGAGAAAGGCGTGGAGCCTGCCGTGCTCGCGGTCGCCGAAGACGGCAGCGCCGTGGTGCCGCTGCTCGGCGGCCTCGGTGGTGTGAACGTACTGGCGCGGGAAATTGCCGCCGCCTTGGGCGTTGCCGCTGCGATCACCACCAGCGGCGAGCTGCGTTTTGGCACCTGCCTGCTCAACCCACCCAGCGGTTATCAACTCGGGGATCTGGAACTGGGCAAGCGCTTTGTGTCGGACTTGCTGGCGGGCGAGTCGGTGCGTATCGAAGGCGCGGCACCGTGGCTGGATCAGGCCAACTTGCCGCAGGATCAGCAAGCGCGTCTGGCGATTCATGTGGGCAGCGCCGAGCGCACGCCTGCGGCTAATGAACTGCTGATTTACCCGAAGAACGTGTTGGTCACCTGCCAGCCGGGGCCGCAATTGGCCGGCCGCATTCGTGCGGCGTTGCAGGACGCAGGGCTCGCCGTGCAGTCCCTGGCGTGTTTGCTGGCAGCTGAAACCGAGATGGCCGATTCGTCGTTGCATGAAGCGGCATTGGAGTTGGGCGTGCCATTGCGCTTCGCCGGTTTGGAGACGCCAGCGGACATTGCGATCACGGTGTCCGAGGCACCTCTGGACCTGTCCCAGATCGGTCGCCCCCGTGGTCGCCTGGCGGTCATCGGCCTGGGCCCCGGCGCTGCCGAACTGATGGTGCCCGCCGTGAAGGCCGAGCTGGCCCGCTGCACCGATGTGCTGGGTTACGAAACCTACGTGCGCATGGCCGGGCCATTCCGCCCGGACCAGATCCAGCATTGCACCGATAACCGCGAAGAAATGCAGCGCGCTCGTCACGCCTTTGAGCTCGCGGCGCAAGGGCGCTCGGTGGTGGTGGTGTCTTCGGGTGACCCGGGCGTATTCGCCATGGCCGCAGCGGTGATCGAAGCCCTGCACGAGTCCAGCAACCCGGCCTGGCACCAGGTCGACCTGGAGATCCTGCCGGGCGTGTCGGCATCCCTCGCCACGGCGGCCCAGGCGGGTGCGCCGTTGGGGCATGACTTCTGCGTGATGTCGCTGTCGGACAACCTCAAGCCCTGGGCGATCATCGAGAAGCGCCTGGACCTGGCGTCCCAGGCCGACCTGGCGTTGGCGTTCTACAACCCGATTTCCCGTGCGCGGCCCTGGCAGTTGGGGCGCGCCCTTGAGATCGTCGCGCAGCACCGCACGGCCGAGACGCCAGTGGTGTTGGGCCGCGATATTGGCCGCCCGGGCCAGACCCTGCGCGTCACGACCCTGGGGCAACTGACCCCGGAGCAAGTGGACATGCGCACCATGGTGCTGATCGGCTCGTCCACCACCTGTGTATTCCCCCGGGCCGGTGGTGGCGAGTGGGTGTACACGCCACGTTGGTACGGCGAGAAACCGGCCTCCTGA
- a CDS encoding precorrin-2 C(20)-methyltransferase: protein MPARGRLIGLGVGPGDPELITLKALRLLRESPVVAYFVAKGKKGNAFGIIEDHLVPQQTLMPLVYPVTTEVLPAPLSYEQVISDFYDTASVDVAAHLDAGRDVAVICEGDPFFYGSYMYLHDRLAERYEAQVIPGVCSMLGGASVLGAPLVYRNQSLSVLSGVLPHDELKRRLADADAAVIMKLGRNFTKVRQVLEELGLASRALYVERATMANQKIVALDQVDPTSSPYFSLIIVPGERWQG, encoded by the coding sequence ATGCCGGCACGCGGACGTTTGATTGGCCTGGGCGTAGGCCCCGGCGACCCGGAACTGATTACCCTGAAAGCCCTGCGCCTGCTGCGCGAATCGCCGGTGGTGGCGTACTTCGTGGCCAAAGGCAAGAAGGGCAACGCCTTCGGCATCATCGAAGACCATCTGGTGCCCCAGCAAACCCTGATGCCGCTGGTGTACCCGGTGACCACGGAAGTATTGCCGGCGCCGTTGTCCTACGAACAAGTGATCAGCGATTTCTACGACACCGCCAGTGTCGACGTGGCGGCGCACCTGGATGCCGGGCGCGACGTGGCAGTGATCTGCGAAGGCGACCCGTTCTTCTACGGTTCCTACATGTATTTGCACGACCGCCTGGCCGAGCGTTACGAAGCCCAGGTGATCCCGGGCGTGTGCTCGATGCTCGGTGGCGCCTCTGTGCTGGGCGCGCCGTTGGTGTACCGCAACCAGAGCCTGTCGGTGCTTTCCGGCGTATTGCCCCATGACGAACTCAAACGTCGCCTGGCGGATGCCGATGCGGCGGTGATCATGAAGCTGGGGCGCAACTTCACCAAGGTGCGCCAGGTATTGGAAGAGTTGGGGCTGGCGAGCCGGGCGTTGTACGTCGAGCGCGCGACCATGGCCAATCAGAAAATCGTCGCCCTGGACCAGGTCGATCCAACGTCCTCGCCGTACTTCTCGCTGATCATTGTTCCCGGCGAAAGGTGGCAAGGCTGA
- a CDS encoding precorrin-8X methylmutase encodes MIDYIRDGQEIYRNSFAIIRAEAKLDRIPADLEKLAVRVIHACGMVDAIDGLQFSEGAGKAGREALAAGAPILCDARMVSEGVTRTRLPANNPVICTLRDDSVPELARELGNTRSAAALELWRPHLEGSVVVIGNAPTALFYLLEMLDAGAPKPALILGFPVGFVGAAESKAMLAADSRGVPFVIMQGRLGGSAMAAAAVNALATEVE; translated from the coding sequence ATGATTGATTACATCCGCGACGGTCAGGAGATCTATCGCAACTCCTTCGCGATCATTCGCGCAGAAGCCAAGCTGGATCGCATTCCTGCCGACCTGGAAAAACTCGCCGTGCGGGTGATTCATGCTTGCGGCATGGTCGACGCCATCGACGGCCTGCAATTTTCCGAGGGCGCGGGCAAGGCCGGGCGCGAAGCCCTGGCCGCTGGCGCGCCGATCCTGTGTGATGCGCGGATGGTCTCCGAAGGCGTGACCCGTACGCGCCTGCCGGCCAATAACCCAGTGATCTGCACCCTGCGCGATGACAGCGTGCCGGAGTTGGCCCGCGAGCTGGGTAACACCCGTTCCGCCGCCGCCCTGGAACTGTGGCGCCCGCACCTGGAAGGCAGCGTGGTGGTGATCGGCAATGCGCCGACTGCCTTGTTCTACCTGCTGGAAATGCTCGACGCCGGCGCGCCAAAACCCGCGCTGATCCTCGGTTTCCCGGTGGGTTTTGTCGGCGCCGCCGAATCCAAGGCCATGCTGGCTGCAGACAGCCGTGGCGTACCGTTCGTGATCATGCAGGGCCGCCTGGGCGGCAGTGCGATGGCCGCCGCCGCGGTGAACGCCTTGGCCACGGAGGTCGAATAA
- the cobG gene encoding precorrin-3B synthase — MSNTLRPSACPGLLRIVQALDGGICRIKLAGGSIRAEQAFAVADAARAYAGGVIEATNRANLQIRGIGAEPDALIAALLAADLGPRSPAGDDVRNLMLSPSAGIDRDMLFDTRPLADEILATLETHPRFHGLSAKFAVQLDGGEALAMLEHHHDLWLSAFNANGQTLLAFGLAGCPAQDAPLAAVPLAQGHALVVAVLELFLELARPEHTRMRHLLAETSVDNFLGQINLPLQPVDGFSRRENPAPLHLGSYPQRQKNRRYVAAVAPLGRLDSAMLRGAAQLAVDHGDATLRVTPWQGLLLPNIRDAAAVTERLEQLGFLCSVDQPLARLIACTGSSGCAKGLSDTKADALQLATLAPGHSVHVSGCPRSCAAAHTAPVTLLAVSPGHYDLYFRDAGLPGFGRLHARTLSIEAAGAVLRAHPRSNTDD, encoded by the coding sequence CTGTCCAATACCTTGCGCCCCTCGGCTTGTCCGGGGTTGCTGCGTATTGTCCAGGCGTTGGATGGCGGGATTTGCCGGATCAAACTGGCGGGCGGTTCGATCCGCGCCGAGCAGGCGTTTGCCGTGGCCGACGCGGCCCGGGCCTATGCCGGCGGGGTGATCGAGGCGACCAACCGCGCCAACCTGCAGATTCGCGGGATCGGCGCCGAACCGGACGCATTGATCGCCGCCTTGCTGGCCGCCGACCTGGGGCCCAGGAGCCCCGCCGGGGACGATGTGCGCAACCTGATGCTCAGCCCCAGCGCCGGCATCGACCGCGACATGCTGTTCGATACCCGACCGTTGGCAGACGAGATTCTCGCTACCCTGGAAACCCACCCGCGTTTCCATGGGTTGTCGGCCAAGTTCGCCGTGCAGCTGGACGGCGGTGAGGCCCTGGCGATGCTCGAACACCACCACGACCTCTGGTTGTCGGCCTTCAACGCCAATGGCCAGACGCTATTGGCGTTCGGCCTGGCAGGCTGCCCGGCACAGGACGCGCCCCTGGCGGCCGTGCCTTTGGCGCAGGGGCATGCACTGGTGGTGGCGGTGCTGGAATTATTCCTTGAGCTGGCCCGGCCCGAACACACCCGTATGCGGCACCTGCTGGCCGAAACGTCTGTGGATAACTTTCTGGGACAAATAAACCTGCCGTTGCAGCCTGTCGACGGCTTCTCACGCCGCGAAAACCCCGCGCCGCTGCACCTGGGAAGTTATCCACAGCGCCAAAAAAATCGGCGCTACGTCGCCGCTGTCGCCCCCTTGGGCCGCCTGGATTCGGCGATGCTCAGGGGCGCCGCGCAACTGGCCGTCGACCATGGCGACGCCACCCTGCGCGTCACGCCCTGGCAAGGTCTGCTACTGCCCAATATCCGGGATGCGGCGGCTGTGACCGAACGCCTCGAACAGCTTGGCTTTCTGTGTTCAGTGGACCAACCCCTGGCGCGCCTGATTGCCTGCACCGGTTCCAGCGGTTGCGCCAAAGGCCTGTCCGATACCAAGGCCGACGCCCTGCAACTGGCGACGCTTGCCCCCGGCCACAGTGTGCATGTGTCCGGCTGCCCGCGTTCCTGCGCTGCCGCACACACCGCGCCGGTCACGTTGCTGGCCGTGAGCCCCGGCCACTACGACCTCTATTTTCGCGACGCAGGCCTGCCCGGCTTCGGCCGTCTGCACGCGCGCACTCTTTCTATTGAAGCGGCGGGCGCCGTGTTGCGCGCCCACCCACGGAGCAACACCGATGATTGA
- the cbiE gene encoding precorrin-6y C5,15-methyltransferase (decarboxylating) subunit CbiE: MSPWLTVVGIGEDGFKGLGRNARHALLRASRIVGGQRQLDLLPVCIRGERQLWPSPFSLEPVLARRGEAVCVLASGDPMFYGVGASLARQIPADELLILPAPSSVSLAAARLGWPLQDVVTLSVVARPLAALNAHLATGVRLLVLSNDGQSPAAIAAQLAERGFGESRLSVFEHLGGPDERRIDSIARDWPGEPIAALNLVAIDCVADASTQHLSRLAGLPDSAFEHDGQLTKRDVRAMTLARLAPLPGELLWDVGAGSGSIGIEWMRAHPSCRALAIEADEGRQLLIEHNRDALGVPGLQLIRGTAPHALAGLEAPDAIFIGGGVTRDGVLDTCWHHLRPGGRLVANAVTLQSEMTLMAWREQHGGELTRIHVAQAQPLGDFDTWRQALPITLLEVIKPL; encoded by the coding sequence ATGTCGCCCTGGCTGACGGTAGTAGGCATCGGTGAAGACGGCTTCAAGGGCCTGGGCAGAAACGCCCGGCACGCCCTGTTGCGCGCCTCGAGAATTGTAGGCGGCCAACGTCAGTTGGACCTGTTGCCGGTGTGTATCCGTGGCGAGCGCCAGTTGTGGCCCAGCCCGTTTTCCCTGGAGCCGGTGCTGGCGCGCCGGGGTGAGGCGGTGTGCGTGCTGGCCAGCGGCGACCCCATGTTCTATGGCGTGGGCGCGAGCCTGGCTCGGCAGATTCCGGCCGACGAACTGCTGATTTTGCCGGCGCCTTCTTCCGTGTCGCTGGCAGCAGCGCGGTTGGGCTGGCCGTTGCAGGACGTAGTGACGCTGTCGGTGGTTGCCCGGCCATTGGCGGCGCTGAATGCTCACCTCGCTACCGGCGTGCGTTTGCTGGTGCTGAGCAATGACGGCCAGAGCCCGGCGGCTATCGCGGCGCAATTGGCCGAGCGCGGGTTTGGCGAAAGTCGCCTGAGTGTGTTTGAACACCTCGGTGGGCCGGATGAGCGGCGCATCGATAGCATCGCCCGGGATTGGCCGGGCGAGCCGATTGCCGCGTTGAATCTGGTGGCTATCGACTGCGTGGCCGACGCCAGTACACAGCACCTGTCACGCCTGGCAGGGCTACCGGATTCGGCCTTCGAGCACGACGGCCAACTGACCAAACGCGACGTACGCGCCATGACCCTCGCCCGCCTCGCGCCACTGCCCGGTGAACTGCTGTGGGACGTGGGCGCGGGCAGCGGCTCCATCGGGATCGAATGGATGCGTGCCCACCCCAGTTGTCGCGCGCTGGCGATCGAAGCCGATGAAGGTCGGCAACTGTTGATCGAACACAACCGTGACGCCCTCGGCGTTCCCGGCTTGCAACTGATTCGCGGCACCGCGCCCCACGCACTCGCAGGCCTGGAAGCGCCGGACGCGATCTTCATCGGCGGCGGCGTAACCCGCGACGGCGTGCTCGACACCTGCTGGCACCACCTGCGCCCCGGCGGCCGGCTGGTTGCCAACGCGGTGACCCTGCAAAGCGAAATGACCCTGATGGCCTGGCGCGAACAACACGGCGGCGAGCTGACCCGCATTCATGTGGCCCAGGCCCAGCCGCTTGGGGATTTCGATACCTGGCGCCAGGCACTGCCGATCACCTTGCTGGAAGTGATCAAGCCGCTATGA
- a CDS encoding cobalt-precorrin-6A reductase encodes MKRILLLGGVTEALAIARTLGPEHIYSLAGVGRVPTDLTCQVRVGGYGGAEGLAQFIRDEGIELVLDATHPYAAQISANAARAAGLCGVACWALRRPAWQPQAGDDWREVSDWAELIEALKPFKRPLFTLGREPLQHLHEIPAEQFWTLRALDVYPGNQRCEVIGARGPFLIEDERALFERRQIDVLISKNSGSTATEPKLEVARERGVPVLVLRRPVLAQVDMEFTTVNSVLEAFQSV; translated from the coding sequence ATGAAACGCATCCTGCTATTGGGCGGCGTGACGGAAGCCCTGGCCATCGCCCGTACACTGGGCCCCGAGCATATCTACAGCCTGGCGGGTGTGGGGCGGGTGCCTACCGATCTCACCTGTCAGGTACGGGTTGGCGGGTACGGCGGCGCTGAAGGCCTGGCGCAGTTTATTCGCGATGAAGGCATCGAACTGGTGCTGGACGCGACCCATCCGTATGCCGCGCAGATCAGCGCCAATGCTGCCCGCGCCGCTGGTTTGTGCGGCGTAGCCTGCTGGGCCCTGCGCCGCCCGGCATGGCAGCCACAGGCCGGTGATGACTGGCGCGAGGTGAGTGACTGGGCCGAGCTGATCGAAGCCCTCAAGCCCTTCAAGCGACCGCTGTTCACTCTTGGCCGGGAGCCACTGCAACACCTGCACGAAATCCCCGCTGAACAGTTCTGGACGCTGCGCGCACTGGACGTGTACCCCGGCAATCAACGCTGCGAAGTGATTGGCGCCCGTGGGCCGTTTTTGATCGAGGATGAGCGTGCGTTGTTTGAGCGGCGGCAGATTGATGTGCTGATCAGCAAGAACAGCGGCAGCACGGCTACCGAGCCGAAGCTGGAAGTGGCACGGGAGCGGGGGGTGCCGGTGTTGGTTTTGAGGCGGCCGGTGTTGGCGCAGGTGGATATGGAGTTCACGACAGTCAACTCGGTACTGGAAGCATTCCAGTCTGTATGA
- a CDS encoding DUF6124 family protein: MIKPTPNPPFRLFTVTDGISTEDLLINLIETLASANALSCDLAFSLEGSKREELLGVAQLIELAELLADRVHEGAGQTAAARN, from the coding sequence ATGATTAAACCTACCCCCAATCCCCCTTTTCGGCTGTTCACCGTAACCGACGGAATCAGCACCGAAGACTTGTTGATCAACCTCATCGAAACACTTGCCTCGGCCAACGCGCTGAGTTGCGACTTGGCGTTTAGCCTGGAAGGATCGAAGCGAGAGGAATTGCTGGGCGTTGCTCAGTTGATCGAACTGGCGGAGTTGCTGGCTGACCGGGTGCACGAAGGTGCTGGACAGACAGCCGCCGCGAGGAACTGA
- a CDS encoding type II toxin-antitoxin system RelE/ParE family toxin, producing MIHFKKSEHFLEWLDSLNNKPARARVLARLDNAQSGNFGDCETVGNGVSEMRIHYGPGYRVYFTRREEVVYLLLIGGDKSTQKRDIQRAKQIAADFEKKE from the coding sequence ATGATTCACTTCAAGAAATCCGAGCATTTCCTGGAGTGGCTTGATTCGTTAAACAATAAACCGGCCCGTGCACGCGTACTGGCAAGGTTGGATAACGCACAATCAGGTAACTTCGGAGACTGTGAAACAGTAGGAAATGGCGTTTCGGAAATGCGCATCCACTACGGCCCTGGATACCGGGTTTATTTCACTCGTAGAGAGGAGGTGGTTTACCTGTTGTTGATAGGCGGCGATAAATCAACGCAGAAACGCGATATCCAGCGCGCTAAGCAAATTGCAGCAGACTTTGAAAAAAAGGAGTAA
- a CDS encoding addiction module antidote protein: MTEFTDFDIAEHLKTPEDMAEYLEACFEEDTGDGLLIRSALNNIARAQGMTQVARDAGLGRESLYKALSSTGNPEFATIMKVMKALGLKLHATAD, from the coding sequence ATGACTGAATTTACAGACTTCGACATAGCGGAGCACCTCAAGACTCCTGAAGATATGGCCGAGTATCTTGAAGCGTGCTTCGAGGAGGATACCGGTGACGGACTGCTTATTCGTTCAGCCCTCAACAACATCGCTCGCGCCCAAGGAATGACTCAAGTAGCCCGCGACGCCGGCCTCGGACGCGAAAGTTTATATAAAGCCCTCTCCAGCACTGGCAATCCCGAGTTCGCAACTATCATGAAGGTTATGAAAGCGCTCGGCCTGAAGCTGCACGCCACGGCTGATTGA
- a CDS encoding DUF2946 domain-containing protein, which produces MARQRFAIAWIACLAVLFNAFAMPLASAMQQADDPVKQLLWGSFCSSNATKLTAITLGKLEIPAPQQDDHSTMQHCWCCSGPAPLVALPGHSPTLYFARFDAVQDLPPPSLQSPAPRQQWPSLNPRASPTV; this is translated from the coding sequence ATGGCCCGTCAACGCTTTGCAATTGCCTGGATAGCCTGCCTTGCAGTGCTGTTCAATGCGTTTGCCATGCCGCTGGCGAGTGCGATGCAGCAGGCGGACGACCCGGTCAAGCAATTGCTGTGGGGCAGTTTCTGCTCCTCCAATGCCACCAAGCTGACGGCCATTACCCTGGGCAAGCTGGAAATTCCAGCACCGCAGCAGGACGATCACTCCACCATGCAGCATTGCTGGTGCTGCTCCGGCCCGGCGCCATTAGTGGCGCTGCCGGGGCATTCGCCCACGCTGTATTTCGCACGATTCGACGCGGTGCAAGACCTGCCACCGCCGTCATTGCAATCCCCTGCCCCGCGCCAGCAATGGCCGAGCCTTAACCCCCGCGCCTCTCCAACGGTCTGA
- a CDS encoding copper chaperone PCu(A)C codes for MLKSSLLLAALLLPVCAAANAEDFKVGELVVSEPWSQELPPNAPTVAAYFVIHNQGEHADRLLSVDTPVAAKAELHEHVMQGDLMKMQQVASVAVPAKGDLTFAPMAYHVMLLDLKDRSVLRDGQHFPLTLNFEKAGPVKVEVSVQKQPPMASHEHMHAQ; via the coding sequence ATGCTTAAATCTTCCCTGCTTCTGGCTGCGTTGTTGCTGCCGGTGTGTGCTGCTGCCAATGCCGAAGACTTCAAGGTCGGCGAACTGGTGGTCAGCGAACCCTGGTCCCAGGAACTGCCGCCCAATGCGCCGACCGTCGCGGCGTATTTCGTGATTCATAACCAGGGCGAGCATGCGGATCGCCTGCTCAGCGTCGACACGCCCGTGGCCGCCAAGGCCGAGCTGCATGAGCATGTGATGCAGGGCGATCTGATGAAGATGCAGCAGGTGGCCAGCGTCGCGGTGCCGGCCAAAGGTGACCTGACGTTCGCGCCCATGGCCTACCACGTGATGCTGCTGGACCTGAAGGACCGCAGCGTATTGCGCGACGGCCAGCATTTCCCGCTGACCCTGAACTTCGAGAAAGCAGGACCCGTGAAGGTGGAAGTGTCGGTGCAGAAGCAACCGCCCATGGCCAGTCACGAGCACATGCACGCCCAGTAG
- a CDS encoding DUF2946 domain-containing protein, which produces MRGSWISLFAMLMIFIGPLISQAMPMDHHAGMSMAMSMDAPSCHGDEKPATDHHKAPDEHHVLWEKCGYCSLLFSCPALPGSVSFVTLGSPPPANALTPAPRLGHARQTVFPGARSRAPPIIA; this is translated from the coding sequence ATGCGCGGCAGCTGGATCAGCCTGTTCGCCATGCTGATGATCTTTATCGGTCCGCTGATTTCCCAAGCGATGCCGATGGATCATCACGCCGGTATGTCGATGGCAATGTCCATGGACGCCCCGAGCTGTCATGGCGATGAAAAGCCTGCCACCGACCACCACAAGGCCCCCGACGAGCACCACGTGCTTTGGGAAAAGTGCGGCTATTGCAGCCTGCTCTTCAGTTGCCCGGCGCTGCCTGGCAGCGTGTCGTTTGTCACCCTCGGCAGCCCGCCGCCCGCCAATGCCCTCACCCCCGCCCCACGCCTGGGCCATGCCCGGCAAACCGTGTTCCCCGGCGCCCGCAGCCGAGCCCCGCCCATCATCGCGTAG
- a CDS encoding TonB-dependent copper receptor codes for MSRFSADTRLGCTPVFAVLCGALLVPQAHADEHADHNELSPTVITAIAPSSPLTVVTNPKDPRQPVPASDGGDYLKTIPGFALVRNGGTNGDPVLRGMFGSRLNILTNGSMMLGACPGRMDAPTSYISPETYDKLTVIKGPQTVLWGPGASAGTILFEREPEQFGELGTRVNASILAGSNGRFDKVVDAAAGGPLGYVRVIGNQAHADDYKDGNNDTVASRYDKWNGDVAVGWTPDADTLLELTAGRGDGEARYAGRGMDGSQFLRESLGLRFEKSNIGEVLDKVEAQVYYNYADHVMDNYTLRVPSGTGMMAGPMAANVDRRTLGARIKATWRWADVQLISGLDAQTNEHRERSAMGIDTYKDLPRSKDANFHNYGVFGELTWYAADHDRLITGARVDRASAKDFRQTIGSGMMSSPNPTAGNTRADTLPSGFVRYEHDLADSPTTLYAGLGHSERFPDYWELFSPDTGAAGAVNAFDGVKPEKTTQLDFGLQYKSADLDAWASGYVGQVRDFILFDYQPGMMGTTSQARNVDARIMGGELGAAYKLTSHWKADATFAYAWGKNTSDGKPLPQIPPLDARFGLTYNQDDWSAGALWRVVAAQNRIDQNKGNVVGKDFDKSSGFGVFSLNAAYRINKNFKVSTGVDNLFGKAYAEHLNLAGNAGFGYPANDPQAIKEPGRTLWTKVDMSF; via the coding sequence ATGTCCAGGTTTTCTGCTGACACCCGTTTGGGATGCACTCCCGTGTTCGCCGTTCTATGCGGCGCGCTGCTGGTTCCACAGGCCCATGCCGACGAGCACGCCGACCACAATGAACTGAGCCCGACGGTGATCACTGCGATCGCCCCCAGCTCCCCCCTGACCGTCGTCACCAACCCCAAGGACCCGCGCCAACCGGTGCCCGCCAGCGACGGCGGCGACTACCTCAAGACCATCCCCGGCTTCGCCCTGGTGCGCAACGGCGGCACCAATGGCGACCCGGTGCTTCGGGGCATGTTCGGCTCGCGCCTGAATATCCTCACCAACGGCAGCATGATGCTCGGTGCGTGTCCGGGGCGGATGGACGCACCCACCTCCTACATCTCGCCGGAAACCTACGACAAGCTGACGGTGATCAAGGGCCCGCAAACCGTGCTCTGGGGCCCGGGCGCTTCGGCGGGCACGATCCTGTTCGAGCGCGAGCCCGAGCAGTTCGGCGAGCTGGGTACGCGGGTCAACGCGAGCATCCTGGCGGGCTCCAACGGGCGCTTCGATAAAGTCGTCGATGCGGCCGCCGGCGGGCCGTTGGGGTATGTGCGGGTGATCGGCAACCAGGCCCACGCCGATGACTACAAGGACGGCAACAACGACACCGTCGCCTCGCGCTACGACAAGTGGAACGGCGACGTGGCCGTAGGCTGGACCCCGGACGCCGACACCCTGCTGGAACTCACCGCCGGCCGTGGCGATGGCGAAGCCCGCTACGCCGGGCGTGGCATGGACGGTTCGCAGTTCTTGCGCGAAAGCCTCGGCCTGCGCTTCGAGAAATCCAACATCGGCGAGGTGCTGGACAAGGTCGAGGCGCAGGTCTACTACAACTACGCCGACCACGTGATGGACAACTACACCCTGCGCGTCCCGTCGGGCACCGGGATGATGGCCGGGCCCATGGCGGCCAACGTCGACCGCCGCACCCTCGGCGCCCGCATCAAGGCCACCTGGCGCTGGGCCGATGTGCAGTTGATCAGCGGCCTGGATGCGCAAACCAACGAGCACCGCGAACGCAGCGCCATGGGCATCGACACCTACAAGGACCTGCCCCGCAGCAAGGACGCCAACTTCCACAACTACGGCGTGTTCGGCGAACTGACCTGGTACGCCGCCGACCACGACCGCCTGATCACCGGCGCCCGCGTCGACCGCGCCTCGGCCAAGGATTTCCGGCAAACCATTGGCTCCGGGATGATGAGCAGCCCCAACCCCACTGCCGGCAACACCCGCGCCGATACGCTGCCATCGGGCTTTGTGCGCTATGAGCACGACCTGGCCGACAGCCCCACTACCCTGTACGCAGGGCTTGGGCACTCGGAGCGTTTCCCGGATTACTGGGAACTGTTTTCCCCCGACACCGGGGCAGCCGGAGCGGTGAATGCCTTCGACGGCGTGAAGCCCGAGAAAACCACCCAGCTGGATTTCGGCCTGCAATACAAGTCCGCCGACCTCGACGCCTGGGCCTCGGGCTACGTCGGCCAGGTGCGGGACTTCATCCTGTTCGACTACCAGCCGGGAATGATGGGCACCACCTCCCAGGCGCGCAATGTGGATGCGCGAATCATGGGCGGTGAATTGGGTGCAGCGTACAAGCTGACCTCACACTGGAAAGCCGACGCCACCTTCGCCTACGCCTGGGGCAAGAACACCAGCGACGGCAAACCGCTGCCGCAAATCCCGCCACTGGATGCACGCTTCGGGCTCACCTACAACCAGGACGACTGGAGCGCCGGTGCCTTGTGGCGGGTGGTCGCGGCGCAAAACCGCATCGACCAGAACAAGGGCAACGTGGTCGGCAAGGACTTCGACAAGAGCTCGGGGTTTGGCGTGTTCTCGCTGAACGCGGCGTATCGCATCAACAAAAACTTCAAGGTCAGCACGGGCGTCGACAACCTGTTCGGCAAGGCGTACGCCGAGCACTTGAACCTGGCCGGCAATGCCGGGTTCGGCTACCCGGCCAATGACCCGCAAGCCATCAAGGAACCGGGGCGCACGCTCTGGACCAAGGTGGACATGAGTTTCTAA